The following coding sequences lie in one Phacochoerus africanus isolate WHEZ1 chromosome 12, ROS_Pafr_v1, whole genome shotgun sequence genomic window:
- the CSRP1 gene encoding cysteine and glycine-rich protein 1 has protein sequence MPNWGGGKRCGVCQKTVYFAEEVQCEGSSFHKSCFLCMVCKKNLDSTTVAVHGEEIYCKSCYGKKYGPKGYGYGQGAGTLSMDKGESLGIKHEETPGHRPTTNPNASKFAQKIGGSERCPRCSQAVYAAEKVIGAGKSWHKSCFRCAKCGKGLESTTLADKDGEIYCKGCYAKNFGPKGFGFGQGAGALVHSE, from the exons ATGCCGAACTGGGGAGGAGGCAAGAGGTGTGGGGTGTGCCAGAAGACGGTGTACTTTGCCGAAGAGGTTCAGTGCGAAGGCAGCAGCTTCCACAAATCCTGCTTCCTGTGCA TGGTCTGTAAGAAGAATCTGGACAGCACCACCGTAGCCGTGCACGGCGAGGAAATCTACTGCAAGTCCTGTTATGGCAAGAAGTATGGACCCAAGGGCTACGGCTACGGGCAGGGCGCGGGCACACTGAGCATGGACAAGGGGGAGTCGCTGGGCATCAAGCACGAGGA AACCCCGGGCCACCGGCCCACCACCAACCCCAACGCATCCAAGTTTGCCCAGAAGATCGGGGGCTCCGAGCGCTGCCCGCGGTGCAGCCAGGCCGTCTACGCAGCCGAGAAGGTGATTGGTGCCGGGAAG TCCTGGCATAAGTCCTGCTTCCGATGCGCCAAGTGCGGTAAAGGCCTGGAGTCCACCACCCTGGCCGACAAGGATGGCGAGATTTACTGCAAAG GATGCTACGCTAAAAACTTCGGGCCCAAGGGCTTTGGCTTTGGACAAGGGGCCGGGGCCCTGGTCCACTCTGAGTGA